The nucleotide window TCTGCAGGATAATAAATGTATTCGAATCGACATGCCAATGGCAACAACACTTGTTGTACTTAGAAGTATAACTGATGTTGTTTATCTCTTGAACATTCTTTTTCAGGTAATTTGTCAGTACTCACATTTTCGGATTTAATTTTGCTAATCCATCTATTGATAAAATGATAGAccatttaaatataaatgtgTCTAATGGTTGGTCTTATAGTTTTCCTTAGTCTGTATTTActtatacaacaacaacaagcaaGCCTTACCCCCaataagtggggtcggctacattgTCAAATTACGCCGTAATgttatcataaaccatatttgaaTACAAATCATTAACCTGTAAATCTTTCATAATGGTttttcttatagtttttttaggtcttcctctacctcttctAATCTGACTCTCCTCCATCTGATATACTCTTCGTACTACCGCATCTACAGGTGTTAtctctacatgtccaaaccaccaagcctattttctaccacattttctactataggtgctaccccatTCTCTATCTAACGACGTCATTCCTAATCCTATGCcatctagtcttaccactcatccaacATAACATCCTCGTCTCTGCTATGCTTACTTGATTCTCATGTTGGTTCTTAACCTCCCAACACTCCATACCATACAACATCGCTTGCTTACCTGCTGTTCGATAGAACTTGTTGGAACACACTCCAACAGAACTTCACTTTTAACTTAAGCGGTACTTTTTTacttttaggaagaaaaaagtGTATGTGTCTTGAATCTTAAACATGGTTGTCGATTTTTATGTCAAGTTTATTGTGTTTCCATGGTTTAAAGATTAAATAACGCTACCAAGTTGCTTTTTTGCAGTTTAGGTTGGCTTATGTTTCTCCTGAGTCTAGGGGTGCTGGTGCTGGTGATTTAGTTTACCATCCCAAGAAAATAGCTGCTAATTACTTTAAGAGCTACTTATTCTTTGACGTATTTGTTGTATTACCTCTTCCTCAGGTATATGTCTTCCTATCTCTCCATTTGTTGGTCGACACCAATACATATTAGTATGAAGTGAATAACATGTGATTTGCATTACCGAATCAGTGTTTACATGATGTATTTATAGACTACTGATGTTATACAATAAGATTCTATGAGCTAGCATACAACAAATCAACCTATGCAATGCTAACATTTAGTGAGGATTGCCACTGAGCTTGCGATACCATGTCAGAAGAATTggttttctgttttatttttgttatctaTGGGCGATGTAGGAAAGATCCTTGAAATTCACACACACAACTATGAAATCACATGTTCGAATTTGAGTGAAGGTGTCAGCTCTGTAATATGGCTAGGTATGTCAAATTGTAACTGTAAGTAGAAATCCTACATAGACTGCCTTGTTTAGGGACCCAAAGGCGGGAAAAATTTCCCGTGGGGATAGGGACAGGGGAGAAAGCTCCCCTGAAGGGAGTTTAGAGATGGGGATGAGATCTTATCCCTCGCCCCTTCGGGATCCTGCCCACAAGCACTTtattaaaataacttttatgtGTGGATATTCAAgtactttatatattttttttttcacacaaaatgtgtataaattttatttataagtgaaattttatttataagtgATGTTTATTGTTGTCaccaggtttttttttttttttgataggaTCACAAATCTAACAATAATGtcttagttttttatttgatttatgactaaactttaatttttttgtttaattctaaattgattaaaaataatgaaaatttgatattttttaatcttGATGGGGTTCCTACAAGAAAATGCTTCCAAAGGAGGGAAATGTAGACTGGAATGAAAATCATTTTAGATGATGAGGACTGAGAGCACAGAAGTACTCTCCGCTCTGGCTCCGCCCCATTGACATTTATAATATTGGCATTAtcaacccacttgggttggcctggtggtGTTGACTTGGGACCTTTGAGTGagctcctctcaaggtctcatgttcgattctcCCTGATGCCAATTTCGATGGGCTAAagtagcttcttcaaaaaaagaatataatataTCGACAttatcaattgagttatgcCTTGCTATAGTTTTCTATATTTCTTCATTGTATTTCGAACTATAATAAATAATGCATTAACATTTATAACCATATACAACTATTAAATATATACAGCTAAGTAATTTTCCCTTTTTCCTATTTTATTTAGTATATTAATATGCTGTGAAATATTGGCAGATAATGATATTGATTGTCCTACCAAATTCCTTGGGGTCTTCACAAGCAATTTATGCCAAGAATCTTCTAAGTCTAGTGATCTTTGTACAGTTAATTGCAAAATTATTCAGATTTTTGCCTTGGGTAATTGGCCGGTCTTCAACCCGAATCATATATGAGTCAGCCTGGGCAAATTTAGCTGTAGGTCTTCTCGTTTTTTTGCTCTCTGCCCATGTTGTTGGTTCATGCTGGTACCTCTTTGGTCTAGAGGTGAGTAAAAATGACTTTTGAAGATTCATTTTTGGTAAATACAAAACTTCTTAATAAAGGATCTCTGTGATATAGatttaaaaaagtgatttttcctttgtattttttaaactgttttttttttttcctttcagaAGCTTACTAAAAAATAGTAGGagttatttcaaactcatttgcTACaagttaaaagagaaattttgaCATTCATTAGCTTAAATGATCATTGctagaaattttaaataataaaaatcatacatatattttttttttcttttttaaaaagatatctatcaaaaatgatttttctgataaactattttcttattttagagattttataaaattttatcattccctgaccaaaaaaaaataaaaaaatttatcattcaaaaaaatttataacaaaatgatgaaatgtTTATAATGACATTTTAAGAGAATAtctattcaaacaaattttcatttgaATCTTTCTTCGAAgaattctttattaaaaaatttgagaaattcTAATATGGACGGCCACCACCTTCATAAGTGGTCTACCGTGgactaatatttaaaaaatgtttaaaaatccAAAGACGACAAACATCGTACCTTGGTAGTATATGTTAATGATCCTCATCATATTTACTATTAAAATAATGAACTAAAATCAATCAAGTCGTCATTTTCTCAGTAAATATGAGAAATGTcttgagttttatttttgaataatattGTCGACTGTCATTGAAATTTCCGATAATTTTAAGTACTAATCTTAAGCACTAAATTAACCAGTTTCATTTTACcaatttctttccttttatcCCTTTATCTTCTTCCAGAGAGTTAACCAGTGTTTGCAACATGCCTGCCATCTTGCCAAACTACCTGGATGCATGAACTTGATTGATTGTAATTCTAGATGGTGGAATATATCAGCTACATGGAGTGATGATAAGGGTGCCGATGCTTGTTTGAATTCCACATCTGGTGCTATTAATTATGGAATATATGCCAATGCTGTACAACTTACTATAGAAACTACGGTGGCCAAGAAATATATGTATGCAGTCTTTTGGGGATTCCAGGTAtgcattttgttgttttatattttcttcGTTCAGTTgtaatttatatacattttgtCCTATTTGAGCTGTGGAGATTCTAATGGGCTTAATAACATGTCTTCTTTATCAAACAACATACCATACTGAAAGGGAGCTATGAAGATAAACAAAGTAATTTGATACGAAAACTTTTGTGCAAAAGTTAATGTGGATGTCTCATAACTAATTTTTGGTTGatgatagagaaaaaaaaaatataataataagtgttgtgttattttaacaagaatgaaacaacaaaatttgaaaacattttGAATGACTAATGCAGTTTTAATAAATGGTTAATTATGTTAAGGAGAAATGCTATGAACACTCCTCTAATTGGGTGTGATCCATGTAGGTTTAATACATGGATCCCACATAAAGTTGTGAGACCCACATGGGTTTCATCCATCCAACGGAAGAGTGAATTTTAGAGAGAGTGTGGGTCTCACAACATTATGTGAGATCCATTTTCAAAATGTTGTACCCACATGGATTACACCTAATAAGAAAGTGAATGTTAGAGAGTTAAAAAGAGAGTGTACATTTTTATGACTAAAATAATTGTCATAAGTCGGTCATTGATATAGTGCAATTAACCACAATTTTCATGTGTATATCTGAACCTAAATTATTGTTAATAGATATCGTGTAGATCTAtccctgtgagcttagctcagttggtagggatattgcatattatatgcaggggccagggttcgaaccctggacactccacttctccacagtTTAATTGTGTGCgcctagccactaggctacttgaccaaaaaaaaaaaaagatatcgAGTACACATGAATActtaaaattgttatatgtttgaACATAATTTGGATGGTTATAAGGATATAATGTATTTTTGAACACATGAAAATCATAGTTAATTATTGATATTTATTATAGTATAATGTGTTAGTATCTTTAGGAGTTATGATTGGATTGCATTCCTATTTTGATCATATCTCACATATATAAATAGTTGGTTTACAACCTATTCAATTAATGAGAAATATTCATACTAAAAAATGGTATCTAGAGAATGGTTTTTCTTTGGGTTCTGCCAACAAGGTTAACCCttgtttttagtttgtttggtcTTAAGTCAGCAGTAAGTGTACAACCACCACTGACAGTCAGCGGAGCAGCTGCCAGAGCCGCTGCCACTTCTGCCGACATAGACACACGATCTGGATCTAAAATCAGATAGTGCCGATCTGCATTCCACCAAAATTACGCCGTCAAACGTCAATCGACGCACCGTCATGCGCTGGTCTAGTCTTGTGCATTTCCTGGCATGCGCATTCAATTGCCACTGCAATCATTTGACTCACCTTGCTGTTTTGTGTCGTTTGGGAACATCAACAGTGCGTGGGTCCCACTTTTGAGAGGTTGCTAGGAGATTTCTTTAAAGTTGATTGGTTTTTGATGTGTGGGGTCCTAGTCGGGTGTCGTCTACTTTGGGATACAAATATTATGTCACTTTCATTGATGATTTTTGTATATGCACCTGGATCACTTTATTTGAAGGATCATTCACAATTATTTGGTGTTTTTGAGACGTTTTGTTCATAGATaaagaattaattttgaaaaggaaATCGAATTTTGCGGAGTGACAATGCAAAATAGCTGCAAAGACAAAAACTTAACATCAATTTCATATGTAGTTTTGCAAAATCACTTTCATACCATTTTAAGATTTAATATTAGACAAATGGGAGAGTCATGGGATGAATATTGGAAATCATGATCATACGTGTTatcaaggttttaaattgcTGTGAGGTCCCAGTCACGTTAAGGATTCCGTCATTTCAGCTGTTACATATGTTGCATTACTGATTGCACTCGTAGCGGTGTGAAATAATCAATTGCAAAACTCTTATTAAAGTCATTTATACTATAATGTATAAGAACACAACTTTCCATTGTTtcatcataatttcataactaattattttcatacttttttaatgatttttgtttcttctaaaaaataaattaactattAATAAACTCAGGTCGCAGCCAAAGTCTGTTTCTGTGATTTTTGTTCATTGTCAAAACTAGAAACAACTAATAACGGACACTATCAATACTGTTTCGACCGTGTCTTAGGTCCTGTTGGCTCTTATATCATGTCAAGGGACAGCTTGAGCCAACACAAGGCCTGTGGCTGGAGTTGTGGTGGTTTGCCTAACCATTGCACATCCACTCTAAGCAAAAAATTGTAGCTTCTCCAAGTTCACGTCTAAGAGACATAGGGATGCAAGAATGATTAGCCCACACTAAAGCAAACGAACGCTAAGTTTATGGTTGGTATTGCGGTTGGTTAGCAGAAATCACGGTGAGTCattgtgattttgcaaaaactGCAACCTGTAGCTATTGCAAAATCATTTTGGCTCACCGTGATATCGAAAAATCCGCCTTGTTACCAAATAAGCACTTAAAGGCACATGAGTAGTTTGACATTACTTACCAATTATACATCTGTGAGCTTTAATACAGCAAATCATTACTCTGGCTGGTAATCAAACTCCAAGTAATTCTTCGTGGGAAATCCTCTTTACAATGTCCATCATGGTATTGGGACTCTTGTACCTTGCGCATCTCATTGGCACCATACAGACCTCTAATCAGTCTCTTGCACAGAGGTAGAATGTTTCTCTTACTTTCTGTGCATGTTAATTCTTGGTAGCAACGGTTCTCATTTGCTGTGTGCAGtgacaaaaattattaatattaaatggAATCACTTTTGGCTCTATCTACCATGAAGCCAGACACACATCATCTGTTTCCTTCTAAATTAACTTCTGTTTAATGTTTCTTTCATTTGAAAATCTGATAAAAATGTAGAAGGATGATTGTCTAGGCATCCTATAGTTGAATTGTATCAAACTATATGGTGTAATTCATCGTATCAACACCCCTCTTAAGTTTGATCATATCTACTATGGGTTGGGTTATGAGGGGAGCTCAAGAAATTATCCACATTGTGTCAAGAGAAAGCACACAAGTTAGTTGGACACTGCGTCTTAACCCAAAATCTTAAGGTATTGATTTATGGGTCTTCGTACTTATAAAGTGTTCAGCCTCTACTTTCCAAGTAATGCGGGACATCCAACTCATACTATGTGATTcaaatcattattatttttcaacgAGATACTAGTACTTAAGTAGGACTAGGAAAAAACATCCTGTCTAAATATTGTATCATGTTAATTCTTTGTAGGCCATTTGTTTGTCCTTGTTGGGCAGTTTAAATTTATCGAAAGCTGGAAATTTTGACTAATAATGTAACTTCTTTAGTAAAGTTTCGATGTGTTTCATTCTTAGGGTTGTCACAAACTCGATACATTTTGTTCCATCCTCCTTACAGGAAGGTAGAAATGCAACTTAGAGGCCGTGATGTTGAGCAATGGATGAGCCATCGTCGCTTACCAGAAGATCTCAAAAGGTATGAAATGTTCTAATTCTTTTAACAAATCATATCAACATTGCAAATACACAACtatcaaataataaatgtataatGTACAAATGTTGGATATGCGTGTCATGCAGGAGAGTACGACAGGCTGAACAGTATAGTTGGGCTGCAACAAGAGGTGTTTCTGAGAAAATGGTTCTGGAGAATTTGCCAGAAGATCTCCAGACAGACATACGACGTCATCTCttcaaatttgttaaaaatgtatGCATTGGAACATTTTAAAGAAGTTCATGATTACTctttaaatgaattttatttatggtTCTCTTTTCCCTATTCATATacatgtactccctccgtatcaaaatataagcaaaattcactttttaggttcattcatttaatgatgtatgtggttcataatatggaccacatacatcattaaatgaatgaacctaaaaagtgatttttgcttatattttgacaCGGAGGGAGTAACTTGGTAGAATCCAATAGAAGTTGAATGAGAAAACAATTTTGAAGACAAAACTTTATGCATATTCATCTTTAAACTAAAACAATGACACATCCAAATGTCTTTGTAATGATGATCTAAGATTTCTACAGATTCGATTTTTTTCCCTAATGGATGAGGATGAGCCTATCTTAGATGCCATTCGTGAACGACTAGTACAGACGACATACATTGAAGGAAGTATAGTTTTTAGTCAGGGTGGTCTCATACAGAAGATGGTTTTTATTGTTCGTGGAAAAATGGAGAGCATTGGAAAAGATGAAATTCCGGTTCTGTTATCGGAAGGGGATGCTTCTGGTGAAGAGCTTCTAACATGGTATCTTGAACAGTCTGCTAAAAGTAAAGGTACAACTATACTTGATATAACGATAACATGCCTCAAAAGAAGTAGCAGTTATCATCTAATATAGCCTCATAGAAACTGAGAAACATGTTTCATCAATATGGTTTAGACTTCAGTTAGTTAGTTTGTTGATCTTTCCATAAGCTCTACATAAAGAGCAAATTGTAATAATTTTCAGTTTATCTTTTTATCAATCaaaatgaatttgaagaaatttttctCTCCATCAAAGCTTATATCtaccaaaatataaaatctcTCAAGCTTATTTTACCTATGAGATAAATCTTCATCTCTGTCATCCTGTGATTTGTAACTCGGTTTCTCTTGTAGACGGTAAAAAAGTAAAGATTCGAGGACATGGCTTAACTAGTGACAGAACAGTAAAATGCTTAACCAATGTGGAGGCATTTTCACTCGACGCTAAAGACATTGAGGAAGTCACAACTCTGTTTTCAAGATTCTTGCGGAGCCCTCACGTTCAACAAGTCATAAGGTCATTCATTCACTCCGTTACCATGTTTTGCATCTGTcgagagaaaaaaatgttgtttcatTTGTTCTATAACTTCTCTACATTGCATATATATCTCCATTCTTCATTTCCAATAAAGACCATTCATAGTTATCTGccttataatttttaataggtCTAACTCAACCCTTACAAAACATCTTTTCCACgtgggacttttttttttttttttttccctttccaaTATGCCCCTCACTACTATGGTTGGTGCATGAATATAGATCATGGGTTACTCAGATCAGTAGGCGCTTATATCATCTTAGAATCTTGTTCACGCCCAACTCAACCCTTACAAAATTTGGTTGAGAGGTGAAGAGTGAGGATTACCTAGTACCTACCACTTATATATACATTGTCAGACCATATCTCAATCAATATGGAACTCTTAACAATATGCATATCTGATACAAATCCgtcatttttctatataaaaaaggATATATGGTCTTCACACACAGACACACAATACAAGTGTGTTATTTACATGCCTAATATATAGTATCAAAACCATGGCTCTGACATCATGATTTGGTTGTTGTGTCATGTTAGGTATCAATCACCTTATTGGAGATCACTTGCAGCAAACAGAATTCAGGTTGCATGGAGCAATAGGAAGAAGCGTCTAAGTCAAGCTAATACCAcacaaaataattatcaaaCATCGTGGTCATTCATTCCTTCCATTTCCTCGTTTTCTTTCTATCGTTATTCAGCATGTCTTTCATGAAgcatgttttttcatttttttctataaCTTTTCTACATAGCATTCCATGCTTCACTTCCAATAAAAACCATTCATAATTATTTgccttattattttaattaagtctAACTCAACCCTTGCAAAATGTCTTGTAAGGTTTTTTTCCACCCATCAGatataaacacatttttcacAACTTTTCTATTTTCTAGGTGGGACACTATTGTGCTTGGTGTGTGAATATAAATAATGGGTGGTCCAAATTAGTTGACTTTATACTATATTTAAATTTGGGTAGAACCTAATTCATTTCTTACAAAACGGCTTGAGAGGTGAGGACCATATATCACTTATATACACATTATCAACAATTTGTATGTATGATAAATCCATCattttctaccaaaaaattAGGAAATAAAAGGACATAGATGGCCCTCACGCATACATATACTTATTACAAGGCTGTCTGACTTTTATGCATAATATACATTATTAAAACCATGGCTCTGACATATTGATTTGACGATTGTGTTA belongs to Medicago truncatula cultivar Jemalong A17 chromosome 6, MtrunA17r5.0-ANR, whole genome shotgun sequence and includes:
- the LOC25496702 gene encoding probable cyclic nucleotide-gated ion channel 20, chloroplastic isoform X1, which gives rise to MNHFDKDEILILSETHVQRSHEPQDSTFRRNISRTRSASISIPMASLEPYERQPNLVRTTRKTPISQMSGPLYATAATGNPFQNTMIVTENFSTFDGMDKNEHLLRSGQLGMCNDPYFTTCPTHFKVPQQRKPRASTIFDPKFHNSLYGDTKGYGRKLFSFCSSCIPGVMNPHAKVVQQWNKFLAIFCIVAIYVDPLFFFLFYVNKDNKCIRIDMPMATTLVVLRSITDVVYLLNILFQFRLAYVSPESRGAGAGDLVYHPKKIAANYFKSYLFFDVFVVLPLPQIMILIVLPNSLGSSQAIYAKNLLSLVIFVQLIAKLFRFLPWVIGRSSTRIIYESAWANLAVGLLVFLLSAHVVGSCWYLFGLERVNQCLQHACHLAKLPGCMNLIDCNSRWWNISATWSDDKGADACLNSTSGAINYGIYANAVQLTIETTVAKKYMYAVFWGFQQIITLAGNQTPSNSSWEILFTMSIMVLGLLYLAHLIGTIQTSNQSLAQRKVEMQLRGRDVEQWMSHRRLPEDLKRRVRQAEQYSWAATRGVSEKMVLENLPEDLQTDIRRHLFKFVKNIRFFSLMDEDEPILDAIRERLVQTTYIEGSIVFSQGGLIQKMVFIVRGKMESIGKDEIPVLLSEGDASGEELLTWYLEQSAKSKDGKKVKIRGHGLTSDRTVKCLTNVEAFSLDAKDIEEVTTLFSRFLRSPHVQQVIRYQSPYWRSLAANRIQVAWSNRKKRLSQANTTQNNYQTSWHESPYGKSDRPNRIQIAWRNRKKRLRRANTTQ
- the LOC25496702 gene encoding probable cyclic nucleotide-gated ion channel 20, chloroplastic isoform X2, whose amino-acid sequence is MNHFDKDEILILSETHVQRSHEPQDSTFRRNISRTRSASISIPMASLEPYERQPNLVRTTRKTPISQMSGPLYATAATGNPFQNTMIVTENFSTFDGMDKNEHLLRSGQLGMCNDPYFTTCPTHFKVPQQRKPRASTIFDPKDNKCIRIDMPMATTLVVLRSITDVVYLLNILFQFRLAYVSPESRGAGAGDLVYHPKKIAANYFKSYLFFDVFVVLPLPQIMILIVLPNSLGSSQAIYAKNLLSLVIFVQLIAKLFRFLPWVIGRSSTRIIYESAWANLAVGLLVFLLSAHVVGSCWYLFGLERVNQCLQHACHLAKLPGCMNLIDCNSRWWNISATWSDDKGADACLNSTSGAINYGIYANAVQLTIETTVAKKYMYAVFWGFQQIITLAGNQTPSNSSWEILFTMSIMVLGLLYLAHLIGTIQTSNQSLAQRKVEMQLRGRDVEQWMSHRRLPEDLKRRVRQAEQYSWAATRGVSEKMVLENLPEDLQTDIRRHLFKFVKNIRFFSLMDEDEPILDAIRERLVQTTYIEGSIVFSQGGLIQKMVFIVRGKMESIGKDEIPVLLSEGDASGEELLTWYLEQSAKSKDGKKVKIRGHGLTSDRTVKCLTNVEAFSLDAKDIEEVTTLFSRFLRSPHVQQVIRYQSPYWRSLAANRIQVAWSNRKKRLSQANTTQNNYQTSWHESPYGKSDRPNRIQIAWRNRKKRLRRANTTQ